One Oryza brachyantha chromosome 3, ObraRS2, whole genome shotgun sequence DNA segment encodes these proteins:
- the LOC102704320 gene encoding uncharacterized protein LOC102704320: MGAKVEGDNYMLGYYAMGDFNIDANGRWSPYHEEKTSNGHMCNGFIAKPTNVYSEYDKEMLTRTMLEHEAIFRQQVYELHRVYKIQRDMMKQYQNKDIYAYPMLEDASKTNSPTVPPNGAKMIWPIQTPPMSITYRKAPIAEHGVMNHSLKFLREGSVQSSPNGFPPSDALNAKQGTFDLQLSADHYVDDDNASENDPIDFLGVASEKKPQNNADLTLVSPEGLGRFSDNSSTSGLHATNNLGGRQVVDLNEPITGTYMGRANGPGSRGLSYTMENSWHQSILRPSTANINFNKEYSKEKHLDEGTSSNFFATNAKTKQEEKLLIDKGKQVSSIHVFTPRYSDATQMSMKGVDGRSASNTQFLHQGQNSSAGWFARSSLEAPAINNFPRLDRLHHSSLGALGAPMTAPRIDHPSGASPIGSCTLDPRSSAVNNATFQPIPSFKGSSTVNQSIGTSVLKVKKNDGLDGSCPGFALDPFCESRSRHQVTISSDEEQTECLMFEHSARHCEDPHFANDKGPKNFNLNEALSDGQEDCLVEQDGGSVSSLAHSKAGGSVLGFPWLMKTTDTCTRPSDLQNPRKVFTHSNRTVIDLNNNDRKEIPSTIHSLSDSASTSLDCGVKKESQDCGVKKDELCEDITTRTQLVCNTTQESATCLPFLCQKYAPGDDKAAKGVDKKSGAPVRNFIDLNDDAPNEDNSESSVVSHECHVASLQNNHGKRKFVIDLEVPACEEGAAWTFNQECTPSDKLDATQEADDAYFTSTRIAAESIVALSMHVPTIAETSDDMLQWFADFAVSSTDYHDEQAEVQDCTNNSSDDGPDSFESLTLKLEETNIDEYWSRPRAPEIPNDEQAGQSVNLLTKPKRGPQRRRRQKRDFQKDILPGLTSLARPEIVEDIQLLEGLVQASGGSWQSSLTRRGRYGGRPRGRKPRKILSETIEEEEVLVTPPAKPDAADIEASDRGIIGWGRTTRRCRRPRCPPGYNISAAS, translated from the exons ATGGGGGCAAAGGTAGAAGGTGACAATTACATGCTTGGATATTATGCCATGGGGGATTTCAACATAGATGCAAATGGTAGGTGGTCTCCATACCATGAGGAGAAGACATCAAATGGTCACATGTGCAATGGCTTCATTGCAAAACCGACAAATGTTTATTCAGAGTACGACAAAGAGATGCTCACGCGCACTATGCTTGAACATGAAGCTATATTTAGACAACAA GTTTATGAATTGCACCGGGTTTACAAAATACAGAGAGACATGATGAAACAGTATCAAAACaaagatatatatgcataccCAATGCTGGAAGATGCATCAAAGACAAATTCACCAACAGTTCCACCAAATGGTGCAAAGATGATTTGGCCCATTCAGACACCTCCCATGTCCATAACATACAGAAAGGCTCCTATTGCAGAGCATGGTGTTATGAATCATTCCTTGAAGTTCCTTAGAGAAGGCAGTGTGCAGTCCTCTCCAAATGGGTTCCCCCCTAGCGATGCTTTGAATGCCAAACAAGGCACTTTTGACCTTCAACTGTCAGCGGATCATTATGTTGATGATGACAATGCATCAGAGAATGATCCTATAGATTTCCTTGGTGTAGCATCAGAGAAAAAACCTCAGAATAATGCTGACCTCACATTAGTTAGTCCGGAAGGTTTAGGGAGGTTCAGTGATAATAGTTCAACCTCTGGATTGCATGCTACAAATAATTTAGGAGGCCGGCAAGTTGTTGACCTGAATGAGCCAATTACAGGAACATATATGGGCAGAGCTAACGGGCCAGGATCCAGAGGTCTTTCCTATACCATGGAGAACTCATGGCACCAATCTATATTGAGACCAAGCACAGCTAACATCAACTTCAATAAAGAATACTCCAAAGAGAAACATTTGGATGAAGGAACAAGCTCAAATTTCTTTGCTACAAATGCCAAGACAAAGCAGGAGGAGAAACTGTTAATTGATAAAG GTAAACAGGTCAGCAGCATACATGTCTTCACACCCAGATACAGTGATGCAACGCAAATGTCCATGAAAGGCGTTGATGGGAGATCAGCAAGCAATACCCAGTTTCTTCACCAAGGTCAAAATAGTTCCGCTGGATGGTTCGCAAGAAGTTCTCTGGAAGCCCCTGCCATCAATAATTTTCCTAGACTTGACCGCTTGCATCATTCAAGTCTTGGTGCACTTGGTGCTCCAATGACTGCTCCTCGTATAGACCATCCCTCAGGTGCTTCCCCGATAGGTTCCTGTACATTAGACCCAAGGAGCAGTGCTGTCAATAATGCTACATTCCAACCAATTCCAAGCTTCAAAGGTTCTTCAACTGTGAACCAGAGCATTGGAACTTCAGTTCTTAAGGTGAAGAAAAATGATGGCTTAGATGGCAGCTGTCCAGGTTTTGCACTTGATCCATTTTGTGAATCAAGATCACGACACCAGGTAACAATTTCAAGTGACGAGGAGCAAACTGAGTGCTTGATGTTTGAACATTCAGCACGGCATTGTGAGGATCCTCATTTTGCAAATGACAAGGGCCCAAAGAACTTTAACTTGAATGAAGCATTGTCAGATGGACAGGAAGATTGTCTTGTAGAACAAGATGGGGGCAGTGTTAGTAGCTTAGCTCATAGTAAAGCCGGTGGATCAGTTCTTGGGTTCCCTTGGCTCATGAAAACAACAGATACATGTACTCGTCCATCAGATCTGCAAAATCCAAGGAAGGTTTTTACCCATTCAAACAGGACTGTAATCGATCTGAATAACAACGACAGGAAAGAAATACCTTCGACTATTCATAGCCTGTCAGATTCTGCTTCGACATCCCTAGACTGTGGGGTTAAGAAGGAATCCCAAGATTGTGGGGTTAAAAAGGATGAGTTGTGTGAGGACATTACCACTAGAACTCAGCTGGTATGTAACACGACTCAGGAGAGTGCTACATGTTTACCTTTTTTATGCCAGAAATATGCGCCTGGAGATGATAAAGCTGCTAAAGGAGTCGACAAGAAAAGCGGTGCTCCCGTAAGGAATTTCATTGATTTGAATGATGATGCACCAAATGAGGACAATTCAGAGTCGTCTGTGGTGTCACATGAATGTCATGTGGCCTCCTTACAGAACAACCATGGCAAACGCAAGTTTGTCATTGATTTAGAAGTGCCTGCTTGTGAAGAGGGTGCTGCCTGGACTTTTAATCAGGAATGCACACCTTCTGATAAGCTTGATGCAACCCAGGAGGCTGATGATGCATATTTTACATCCACTAGAATTGCAGCAGAGAGCATTGTTGCTTTGTCCATGCATGTGCCAACAATTGCAGAAACGTCTGATGATATGCTGCAGTGGTTTGCAGATTTTGCTGTATCAAGCACTGACTACCATGACGAGCAAGCAGAAGTCCAAGATTGCACCAATAATTCCAGTGATGACGGTCCGGATTCATTTGAATCGTTGACACTGAAGCTGGAAGAGACCAACATTGATGAGTACTGGAGCAGGCCACGGGCACCTGAAATACCAAACGACGAACAAGCAGGACAATCAGTGAACCTTCTCACTAAGCCAAAAAGAGGTCCGCAAAGGAGGAGGCGACAGAAGCGCGATTTTCAGAAAGACATATTGCCTGGCCTTACATCACTTGCGCGACCTGAAATCGTAGAGGACATTCAGTTACTAGAGGGGTTAGTACAGGCATCTGGTGGATCATGGCAGTCGAGTTTAACCAGGCGAGGAAGATACGGTGGGCGTCCAAGAGGTAGAAAACCTCGGAAAATTCTGTCAGAAACtatagaggaagaagaagtaCTGGTTACTCCACCGGCAAAACCTGATGCTGCAGACATAGAAGCTAGTGATAGGGGGATCATTGGTTGGGGAAGAACAACGAGACGTTGTCGCAGACCGAGGTGTCCACCAGGCTATAATATTTCTGCCGCATCTTGA
- the LOC102704599 gene encoding mitotic checkpoint protein BUB3.3 produces MGWRRRAGGGPVAGAASRLRFAPSSNNLIVSSWDSGLRLYDADACELRLEAKSEAALLDCCFQDEAVALTGGSDGSVTRYDLHSGAQDVVGMHDKVVSCIEFSHMAGQVVTATLDNKLICWDTQTRNMSPSSSIILDSDVASLSVCGMYILAAVGREVYIYDMRNLTGPVKSKNSPLEYHIRSLHSSQEWKGYAAGSVDGTVALKYFDHGADGDMGYVFRCHPKSRDGRSCLVPINNIAIHPFDKTFVTGDNEGYAIAWDAQSRKKLHEFPIYSGSVASIAYNHNGQVFAVVSNCTYQEADKMVEEHQIFFEMVQNF; encoded by the exons ATGGgatggcggaggcgcgcgggcggcggccccgtcgccggcgcggcctCGAGGCTCCGCTTCGCGCCGTCCTCCAACAACCTGATCGTCTCCTCGTGGGATTCG GGGCTGCGGCTGTACGACGCAGACGCGTGCGAGCTCCGGTTGGAGGCGAAGTCGGAGGCGGCGCTTCTGGACTGCTGCTTCCAGGATGAGGCCGTGGCGCTCACCGGAGGTTCTGATGGATCCGTAACAAG GTATGACTTGCATTCAGGGGCTCAGGATGTAGTTGGAATGCACGACAAAGTTGTTTCCTGCATTGAGTTCTCACACATGGCTG GTCAAGTTGTAACTGCTACCCTTgacaataaattaatttgctgggacacacaaacaagaaatatGAGCCCTAGCAGCtccataatcttggattcTGATGTTGCGTCACTTTCAGTCTGTGGCATGTATATATTAGCGGCAGTTGGGAGAGAAGTTTACATTTATGACATGAGGAACTTGACTGGACCAGTTAAGTCAAAAAATTCCCCTTTGGAGTATCATATAAGAAGTCTTCATTCTTCTCAGGAGTGGAAGG GATATGCAGCTGGATCTGTGGATGGAACTGTTGCATTGAAGTATTTTGATCATGGAGCCGATGGTGATATGGG ATATGTTTTCCGGTGTCATCCAAAATCTAGAGATGGAAGATCCTGTCTGGTTCCCATAAATAACATTGCAATTCATCCatt TGACAAAACTTTTGTTACTGGAGATAATGAAGGATATGCCATTGCTTGGGATGCTCAATCACGAAAGAAGCTGCATGAG TTCCCTATCTACTCAGGCAGTGTGGCATCAATAGCGTACAATCATAATGGTCAAGTTTTTGCAGTTGTTTCAAACTGCACTTATCAAGAAGCAGATAAAAT GGTAGAGGAACACCAGATATTTTTCGAAATGGTGCAGAACTTCTAA